From Anomalospiza imberbis isolate Cuckoo-Finch-1a 21T00152 chromosome 14, ASM3175350v1, whole genome shotgun sequence, a single genomic window includes:
- the LOC137482624 gene encoding regulator of cell cycle RGCC-like encodes MAEELSELLREFNEVMEDFDRGPASQYQQHLEELKRKAGQSVYDSGIDELESASTSPGSSLNSSEEHLNSPADTYPTKAKLGDTQELEEFIADLDKALEEM; translated from the exons ATGGCTGAGGAGCTCAGTGAGCTGCTGAGGGAGTTCAACGAGGTCATGGAGGACTTCGACCGGGGCCCTGCGAGTCAGtaccagcagcacctggaggagcTGAAGAGGAAAGCGGGACAGAGTGTGTATGACAGCGGCATCGATGAGCTGGAGA GTGCCAGCACGTCCCCAGGAAGCAGCCTCAACTCCAGTGAGGAGCACCTCAACAGCCCAGCTGACACTTACCCCACCAAAG CAAAGCTTGGAGACAcgcaggagctggaggagttCATCGCAGACCTGGATAAAGCCTTGGAAG AGAtgtga